One part of the Chthonomonadales bacterium genome encodes these proteins:
- the nuoK gene encoding NADH-quinone oxidoreductase subunit NuoK → MATVPMEAGLILAGVLFGLGLLGVLVRRNVLFVLMAIEVMLNAAGLAFIVAGARWGEPDGQVMFLFILAMAAAEVCVGLALVLLVYQRFGTIDVDAASEMRG, encoded by the coding sequence ATGGCCACGGTGCCGATGGAAGCGGGGCTGATCCTGGCGGGGGTGCTGTTCGGACTGGGGCTGCTCGGCGTGCTGGTGCGGCGCAACGTGCTGTTCGTGCTGATGGCGATCGAGGTGATGCTCAACGCCGCCGGCCTGGCCTTCATCGTCGCCGGCGCGCGCTGGGGCGAGCCCGACGGCCAGGTGATGTTCCTCTTCATCCTGGCCATGGCGGCGGCCGAGGTCTGCGTGGGCCTGGCGCTGGTGCTGCTGGTCTACCAGCGCTTCGGCACCATCGACGTCGACGCGGCGAGCGAGATGCGAGGGTGA
- the nuoJ gene encoding NADH-quinone oxidoreductase subunit J, whose protein sequence is MNVVFYVAAAVAVLSTVLVITRVSPVHALLYLIVSLLAVAVVFYALGAPFAAALEIIIYAGAIMVLFVFVVMLLNLGPRTARQEAEWLKPTTWVGPCVLAAVLIAELVYVALRGAVPAGGGRIVGPREVGIALYGPYMLGVELASMLLLAGLVGAYHLGRREQPDPIGGPVAGHGEGARERVVTERDA, encoded by the coding sequence ATGAACGTCGTCTTCTATGTGGCGGCGGCCGTCGCCGTGCTCTCCACCGTCCTGGTGATCACGCGGGTCAGTCCGGTCCACGCGCTGCTGTACCTGATCGTGTCGCTGCTGGCGGTGGCGGTCGTCTTCTACGCGCTGGGCGCGCCGTTCGCGGCGGCGCTGGAGATCATCATCTACGCCGGGGCGATCATGGTGCTGTTCGTCTTCGTCGTCATGCTGCTGAACCTGGGGCCCCGCACGGCCCGGCAGGAGGCGGAGTGGCTCAAGCCGACGACGTGGGTCGGGCCGTGCGTGCTGGCGGCTGTCCTGATCGCCGAGCTTGTGTACGTGGCCCTCCGCGGGGCCGTCCCGGCCGGTGGAGGGCGCATCGTCGGGCCCAGGGAGGTGGGGATCGCGCTCTACGGTCCCTACATGCTGGGCGTCGAGCTCGCCTCGATGCTCCTGCTGGCGGGCCTCGTCGGGGCCTACCACCTCGGCCGGCGCGAGCAGCCGGACCCGATCGGCGGCCCGGTCGCCGGGCACGGCGAGGGGGCGCGCGAGCGGGTGGTGACGGAACGCGACGCGTAG